The proteins below are encoded in one region of Triticum aestivum cultivar Chinese Spring chromosome 1B, IWGSC CS RefSeq v2.1, whole genome shotgun sequence:
- the LOC123119105 gene encoding SKP1-like protein 11 — MDSSADLKGKRPLFQPEDVPAAAAAAAVPDEAEAKPSSSSEEVKEPEPGAEKQEEKPALVLVAEDGVEVRISEPAARMSQMLRHMMEDGCADGRIPTANIHSDILEMVVEYCEKHGPYYDPEASERDRYPFPPFPVELTPTVSSIKPVTYVDPDPHGLKDWDNDFISLDNSTLFEIILAANYLNIEDLLDLGTSTVADKMRGKKPEEIREIFEIENDYTPEQEAEVRKENAWAFED; from the exons ATGGATTCCAGTGCCGACCTCAAGGGCAAGCGCCCTCTCTTCCAGCCAGAAGAcgtgcctgccgccgccgccgcagcggcgGTGCCGGATGAGGCGGAGGCGAAGCCCTCTTCTTCTTCGGAGGAGGTGAAGGAGCCGGAGCCGGGGGCAGAGAAGCAGGAGGAGAAACCCGCCCTGGTGCTGGTGGCCGAGGACGGCGTGGAGGTGCGCATCTCGGAGCCCGCGGCGCGGATGTCGCAGATGCTCCGCCACATGATGGAGGACGGCTGCGCTGACGGCCGCATCCCAACCGCCAACATCCACTCCGACATCCTCGAGATGGTCGTTGAGTACTGCGAGAAGCACGGGCCGTACTACGACCCCGAGGCCTCTGAGCGCGACCGGTATCCCTTCCCGCCCTTCCCCGTCGAGCTCACCCCTACTGTCTCCTCCATCAAGCCCGTCACCTACGTCGACCCGGACCCCCACGGTCTCAAGGACTGGGACAACGATTTCATCTCCCTCGACAACTCCACCCTCTTCGAGATCATCCTG GCCGCAAACTACCTGAACATTGAGGATCTGCTGGACCTGGGCACCTCGACTGTGGCTGACAAGATGAGGGGGAAAAAGCCAGAGGAGATCCGTGAAATCTTTGAGATCGAGAACGACTACACACCAGAGCAGGAGGCGGAAGTCAGGAAGGAGAACGCATGGGCCTTTGAGGACTAA